A stretch of Bordetella genomosp. 13 DNA encodes these proteins:
- a CDS encoding filamentous haemagglutinin family protein, translating into MMRSSVPQLRPTTSASPARYGESAALRLTPVAAAMAALLLAAGAAAPQAVAAPGGGAWFAAQGQAKDQAGRSAAAMHAARQGSLQAQRQQAQTQRNLQRSLDHVNRSAAAIAAHQAAQRAARDAANAAPSDIPDGLAQGGLEADAAAIWLNAQAPTQRQSGGRTEVTIRQTDRKAILNWKTFNVSRDTTVRFDQSGGNDAKTGNTWSVLNRIDDPSGKPSRIAGQIQAEGAVYLVNRNGVVFHGGSQVNVRTLIASSLKLTDDQFMRGIAAPNMIELPGGTGIARPQFGESAEEQHFYVGEKFVPGPAPGSVSVEAGALLTAHSAGKVMLFGPKVRNAGEISAPDGQVILAAGENVFLKAPRPEDPDGGRGLDVAVAAPAPRLYSYFQLTDAFFRGGDPNAKLIMDTDVLPGMRARAAEVGYEAVNTGMVSSDRGNITMQSLNVTQGGVLQATTALNNRNGSIVLRAWGQGTHARSADLDKMSSWDSGTLTLASGSVTRILPDAGDTGEIELAALATRYEPGRVTLYGKVVDVRSQANVWVPAGNIDVQSAANAFYIQESAYRDAVSSHAPDGNRIYIDAGAFLGVGGLRDVSVPMERNFIEAEFRINELRDSPLLRESWLRGQKVVIDRRAGGTFTDGPMAGVQWVTDADGKPVPGAWVGTRLGDMSGWVGVGATDLQELSTQGGSISLVTQNGDVITRAGSFIDVSGGSVRYAGGLNTSTVLQGADGRYYRIGSASPDMVYVGVAGEYVREHARWNVSTTWKNPLIGPRYEPGYAEGRDAGSLEIKAGRNMALEGDLWGGTIAGDQRADSAGPAGGSLVVGGSAVSDTTWSPGRVYISAAPTLLPADFTVDSPENGAWFRYLSPDETGTGEDASIKQTWLSDSVLSGSGLGEINLFITDHAHIEEGARVELAPGASLVLSRVENSEMDIHVAGTLRAPGGRIVLDSGGGVVTLAGTARLDVAGEWINARLDGSGAVAPALDGGSVMINGELPRGPLVARAGSVIDVSGGGLVRGGSAGAGLQAGDAGSIVLGGVDARTGLDQLDLRAHAAGSGGSLQLLADADVQIGGAGTDEGADADTLVLPATLYGERGFRSVEVQAGPHRIRVPEGVTVRQRPASMLLEPAAYVDAPTGSRVADMGAPAAAPLQQALDRAPAQLTFGAHHIEIGAGASLTTDARGSLTLASDGLGGSIAVHGTLEAPAGVIALTGETVRLHSGAQLLSRGAAAIYMGAHGRRTGQVLGGGKVSLSGMSVDVPAGALIDVSGAAGWIDAPAGGLGGGSALSRPLRLASDAGSISISGTGTVAGRLVGHAGGPGAAGGTLQVDYAVSGAGEPALLDQILEMLRSLDPDCYGLAGNGVCAFDDPWEAVGIDWAPLVRDGYGVPVDDPMIITREFLARLEDVRRFAVSERVEGPKGLVPPLDPADFGLTPAALDMFRDYLLSTDVLREAAARPGQNYTLALRPSAFADGGFADLGLNGGDKMPIEIDPVNLTLGRSISLNGTLTSTGAGEVLLRAPYVSLSGGAPVAPATDGLSGRLSVEAALIDVAGVPFVSGEGVHIAGFEDTLLQAQDLRLGSRYGEIVTLTVDGRLTMRAGQVYPATAVRADVRAGQAIRLERLGEAQAPLSAGGTLRLEAPVIEHAGVLRAPAGQIVLAAGERLGLEAGSITSVSSAWTVPYGTLSNNEYWLDPALRQEQGETPSDYQLAAPPEKRILFESPEVSMAHGSLVDISGGGDLHAWEFVPGPGGSHDVLAQPGMYAVLPGYRGVSPVVGAAAGAQVWLAGGSGLQAGWYTLLPARYALLPGAYAVQSTGRAWTSAGRAPVRLADGGAIAQGRLGNAAAGTRDALDTAWRVMPGSVVRRYTEYNEAHANVFFASDAFKRSQYRLTGQDVVTPRLPRDGGAVVFKADRQLVLDGGLQSHAAPGGRGGMVDIASRKIAIVGPGRDEAALRADGYLIIDARSLTGFGAGSLLVGGMRQGDPLGTRVDVTATDILVRNGADSVLSGPEIILAASDELAIAEGSRISVAQGSAAGSDTVIVQPQRAAVYTDPDGVLDDNWDGVIDDFDAQDDVLTEPARDWGALVRLSSGSAARVVRTGVDTGVGGRVSIGADVRLDGGAALLIDATRTTDLAASARLAGDDLSVASGRIGFGGPEGGMVLDQNALAQLARSRQLTLRSYSTFDFHESVDLSGAGLQSVVLDGAQLVGHGAHDVRVAGGTITLQNLTGTAGGAATAGGGTLTLEADRLVLAAGEKSASGLGAVVLAGKSEIVVEGGGTFDAGDSALTLRTPMLTASGAANHTVRTRGALQALSEPGAAAGAGRNSLGASLALSGGEVMFAGRAGLQGGVLALTATRGDLVVADGAHIAVGGSARAIYDQTEYADAGRVELTALAGDVRLQPGSLLDLAAHPDGGNAGRLAIVAEGGGTVALDGAIHALAGRGGLAGAFSLDIDALPDFGGLATRLNEAGFARARHFRVREGDVVIDGLTRAQDFVLTADRGAVLVRGSVDARAPYGGSIRVTGGDGVATDAAARLLAGSTGELGSGRVTLEAAGGWLDAGAGLIDVAGGEGGVVRLRAPRTADNHDLSARPVGVRVDGARLAVLEGMRVYLSDTVEAVRNPAVSDALDFADHASAIAARVGGGLAIMPGIEIRSDDDLSMRSDWNLYADLGAARAGSLTLRAAGNLNLTGHLSDGFDIAGREGSLQTGDSWSLRLVAGADLASADVLALRPMALLDAGQGAITLGTVDSSDDAADGVGNLVRTGTGDLIVRAGRDLRLVHKDSAIYTAGRRDTTTWSDFTTAAPDAVYGVHGGHVDVIAQGNVEARHSGQRFVEWLKRQGNINEEGYFGPFLAGRNQFIDEPPYVLPLYEDPQQSSWWIDFGGFRQGVGALGGGNVSLAAGGDLDNLVVALATNMRMRGGRTATETMRMELRNGGAMTVDAGGAIRGGQYYVARGAGRIDAGETAIGHRVVITHEVNMTRREYDIAPVLALGDAELTLRTSGDLRLQAIIDPLLVRPTYDGTGTPPEPDELGPYGAYMSGYTDRTSLRLVSTGGDVTLVNQADFVFRDVTIYNYTTPTDDLVGAGGNLYPALSRVVALDGALAVQGPMYVMPAARQDLGLLAQQDLRFENIDVEAMQQFLFHQRMPMAEVILSAATPAMLPSPYRPAASWGAADIELRNAPNGAHHTDPRLVGRTNPSELPQAADFEPSRIYSAQGSITGLNLDASEQTWVRAGRDIRSFNVQARNVRASDVTLLEAGNDIVALQPVYGFLVPNGLRALGPGLVLLSAGRDVYAGDLEIQTLGNQYYDGNNRPLPNTQVLGLPQQGAAITVMAGMNQPAAYDAFAQAYLDPAYVSAMPDHLKDSSSGALLPIYLTDAVESRAGGLEKTVRRGLVSYVAAMTGETLEPLAAWQRFGELPALARQQFLRQVFLHELRDAGRDQNHPGADGLPRNGGYNRGHVAIDALFPGDQWRGDVAANSLSLRTQAGGDIQVLTPGGGVQVAALGATIAPGAGLVTLASGHINIYAHEDVTVNRSRILSFVPETTRQGSDQIIWSTRGDIDAGRGAKTVRVPSAPDIVTDDDGNTRILERSDMSGSGIGTVGEGDVDLVAPEGTINFGDAGVRVAGNFNVAALHVLNAANLQVQGETTGMPEMVSVNVGALTAASSASTAAASTAQDLLARQRGEARRNLPSVISVQILGFGAEPSGSRAVVPAAGASGPADRADPLAYRTESPVQVVGDGALSAAQLARLTPQERRRFGL; encoded by the coding sequence ATGATGCGCTCGTCCGTACCGCAGCTCCGCCCGACCACTTCCGCCTCGCCAGCCCGATACGGCGAGAGCGCCGCGCTGCGCCTGACGCCCGTGGCCGCGGCGATGGCGGCGTTGCTGCTGGCCGCCGGCGCGGCCGCGCCGCAGGCCGTCGCGGCGCCCGGCGGCGGCGCGTGGTTCGCGGCGCAGGGCCAGGCCAAGGACCAGGCTGGCCGCTCCGCAGCCGCCATGCATGCCGCGCGCCAGGGCTCGCTGCAGGCGCAGCGCCAGCAGGCGCAGACCCAGCGCAACCTGCAGCGGTCCCTGGACCACGTCAACCGTTCGGCAGCCGCCATCGCCGCGCACCAGGCGGCGCAGCGCGCGGCACGCGACGCGGCAAACGCCGCGCCGTCCGACATCCCTGACGGCCTGGCGCAGGGCGGACTGGAAGCCGATGCGGCCGCGATCTGGCTGAACGCCCAGGCGCCGACCCAGCGCCAGAGCGGCGGGCGAACCGAGGTCACCATCCGGCAGACCGACAGGAAGGCCATCCTGAACTGGAAAACCTTCAACGTCAGCCGCGACACCACCGTGCGCTTCGACCAGAGCGGGGGCAACGACGCCAAGACGGGCAACACCTGGTCGGTGCTGAACCGGATCGACGATCCCAGCGGCAAGCCCAGCCGCATCGCGGGGCAGATCCAGGCCGAGGGCGCCGTCTACCTGGTCAACCGCAACGGCGTGGTCTTCCATGGCGGCAGTCAGGTCAACGTGCGCACGCTGATCGCTTCCAGCCTGAAGCTGACCGACGACCAGTTCATGCGAGGCATCGCCGCGCCGAACATGATCGAACTGCCCGGCGGCACCGGCATCGCTCGGCCCCAGTTCGGCGAGTCCGCCGAGGAACAGCACTTCTATGTCGGCGAAAAGTTCGTTCCCGGTCCCGCGCCGGGCAGCGTGTCGGTCGAGGCGGGCGCCTTGCTGACAGCCCATTCGGCCGGCAAGGTGATGCTGTTCGGCCCCAAGGTGCGCAACGCGGGCGAGATCTCCGCGCCCGACGGCCAGGTGATTCTGGCGGCGGGCGAGAACGTCTTCCTGAAGGCGCCGCGCCCCGAGGATCCCGATGGGGGGCGCGGCCTGGACGTGGCGGTGGCGGCGCCGGCGCCGCGCCTGTACAGCTACTTCCAGCTCACCGACGCCTTCTTCCGCGGCGGCGACCCGAATGCCAAGCTCATCATGGACACCGACGTGCTGCCCGGCATGCGCGCGCGGGCCGCCGAGGTCGGCTACGAGGCCGTCAACACCGGCATGGTGTCGTCCGACCGCGGCAACATCACCATGCAGTCGCTCAACGTGACGCAGGGCGGCGTGCTGCAGGCCACCACGGCGCTGAACAACCGCAACGGCTCCATCGTGCTGCGCGCCTGGGGGCAGGGCACGCATGCGCGCAGCGCCGATCTGGACAAGATGAGCAGTTGGGATTCCGGAACGCTCACCCTGGCCTCGGGCAGCGTCACGCGCATCCTGCCCGATGCCGGGGATACCGGCGAGATCGAGCTGGCCGCCCTGGCCACTCGCTACGAGCCCGGCCGGGTGACGCTGTACGGCAAGGTGGTCGACGTGCGCAGCCAGGCCAACGTATGGGTGCCGGCCGGCAACATCGACGTGCAGTCCGCCGCCAATGCCTTCTACATCCAGGAGAGCGCGTACCGCGACGCCGTCAGCAGCCATGCGCCCGACGGCAATCGCATCTACATCGACGCCGGCGCGTTCCTGGGCGTGGGCGGACTGCGGGACGTCAGCGTGCCCATGGAGCGCAATTTCATCGAGGCGGAGTTCCGCATCAACGAACTGCGCGATTCGCCGCTGCTGCGCGAATCGTGGCTGCGCGGGCAGAAGGTGGTGATCGACCGCCGCGCCGGCGGCACGTTCACCGACGGTCCCATGGCCGGCGTGCAATGGGTCACGGATGCGGACGGCAAACCGGTGCCGGGCGCGTGGGTCGGCACGCGCCTGGGCGACATGAGCGGCTGGGTGGGCGTGGGCGCCACCGACCTGCAGGAGCTGTCCACGCAAGGCGGCAGCATCTCGCTGGTCACCCAGAACGGCGACGTCATCACGCGGGCCGGCTCTTTCATCGACGTCTCGGGCGGCTCGGTGCGCTATGCCGGCGGCTTGAACACGTCGACCGTGCTGCAGGGCGCGGACGGGCGCTATTACCGCATCGGCAGCGCGTCGCCCGACATGGTCTACGTGGGCGTCGCGGGCGAGTATGTGCGCGAGCACGCCCGCTGGAACGTGTCCACGACCTGGAAGAATCCGCTGATCGGCCCGCGCTACGAACCGGGCTATGCCGAGGGGCGCGACGCGGGTTCGCTGGAGATCAAGGCCGGGCGCAACATGGCGCTGGAGGGCGACCTGTGGGGCGGGACCATCGCGGGCGACCAACGCGCCGATTCGGCGGGGCCGGCAGGCGGCAGCCTGGTGGTGGGCGGCAGCGCGGTGTCGGACACCACGTGGTCGCCGGGGCGCGTGTACATCAGCGCGGCGCCGACCCTGCTGCCCGCCGATTTCACGGTCGACTCGCCCGAGAACGGCGCCTGGTTCCGCTACCTGAGCCCCGACGAGACGGGCACCGGCGAAGACGCCAGCATCAAGCAGACGTGGCTGTCCGATTCCGTACTCAGCGGCTCGGGCCTGGGCGAGATCAACCTCTTCATCACCGACCATGCGCACATCGAGGAGGGCGCGCGCGTGGAGCTGGCGCCGGGCGCATCGCTGGTGCTGTCCCGCGTCGAGAACTCGGAGATGGACATCCACGTGGCGGGCACGCTGCGCGCGCCGGGCGGCCGTATCGTTCTGGACAGCGGCGGCGGCGTGGTCACGCTGGCGGGGACCGCGCGATTGGACGTCGCCGGCGAGTGGATCAACGCGCGTCTCGATGGGTCCGGCGCCGTCGCGCCGGCGCTCGACGGCGGGTCGGTGATGATCAACGGCGAGCTGCCTCGCGGCCCGCTGGTGGCCCGCGCGGGCAGCGTCATCGACGTCTCGGGCGGCGGCCTGGTGCGCGGCGGCAGCGCGGGCGCCGGGCTGCAGGCTGGGGACGCCGGCAGCATCGTACTGGGCGGAGTGGACGCGCGAACCGGTCTGGATCAGCTGGACCTGCGCGCGCATGCCGCAGGCTCCGGCGGATCGCTGCAACTGCTGGCGGACGCCGATGTGCAGATAGGCGGCGCGGGCACCGACGAGGGCGCAGATGCCGACACGCTGGTGCTGCCCGCCACGCTCTACGGCGAGCGCGGCTTCCGTTCGGTCGAGGTGCAGGCCGGCCCGCACCGCATCCGGGTGCCGGAAGGCGTCACGGTGCGGCAGCGGCCGGCGTCGATGCTGCTCGAGCCCGCCGCCTACGTCGACGCGCCCACCGGTTCACGCGTGGCCGACATGGGCGCGCCGGCTGCCGCACCGCTGCAGCAAGCCCTGGACCGGGCCCCCGCGCAATTGACCTTCGGAGCGCATCACATCGAGATCGGCGCCGGTGCATCGCTGACCACCGATGCGCGCGGCAGCCTGACCCTGGCGTCCGATGGACTCGGGGGAAGCATAGCCGTGCACGGCACGTTGGAGGCGCCCGCCGGCGTCATCGCTCTGACGGGCGAGACAGTGCGCCTTCATTCCGGCGCGCAGCTGCTGTCGCGGGGCGCGGCCGCCATCTACATGGGCGCGCATGGGCGCCGCACCGGCCAGGTGCTGGGCGGCGGCAAGGTCAGCCTGAGCGGCATGTCGGTCGACGTGCCGGCCGGAGCCCTGATCGATGTGTCGGGCGCCGCGGGCTGGATCGACGCGCCGGCCGGCGGGCTGGGCGGCGGATCGGCGTTGTCTCGACCGCTGCGGCTGGCGAGCGATGCGGGCTCGATCTCGATCTCGGGCACCGGCACGGTCGCGGGGCGCCTGGTAGGGCATGCGGGCGGGCCGGGCGCGGCGGGCGGCACGCTGCAGGTCGACTATGCCGTTTCAGGCGCGGGCGAGCCTGCACTGCTCGATCAGATTCTCGAGATGCTCAGGAGCCTGGACCCCGACTGCTACGGCCTGGCGGGCAATGGCGTCTGCGCCTTCGACGATCCATGGGAGGCCGTCGGAATCGACTGGGCGCCGCTGGTGCGCGACGGTTACGGCGTGCCCGTGGATGATCCGATGATCATCACGCGCGAGTTCCTGGCCCGGCTCGAGGACGTCAGGCGCTTCGCCGTCTCCGAGCGGGTCGAGGGGCCGAAGGGCCTGGTTCCGCCGCTCGATCCCGCCGACTTCGGGCTGACACCGGCGGCGCTGGACATGTTCCGCGACTATCTGCTGTCCACCGACGTCCTGCGCGAGGCGGCCGCGCGGCCGGGACAGAACTATACGCTGGCGCTGCGGCCCTCGGCATTCGCCGATGGCGGCTTCGCCGACCTGGGCCTGAACGGCGGCGACAAGATGCCCATCGAGATCGATCCGGTCAATCTGACGTTGGGCCGCTCGATCTCGCTGAACGGCACGCTCACCTCCACCGGCGCGGGCGAGGTGCTGCTGCGGGCGCCGTATGTGTCGTTGTCGGGCGGCGCGCCGGTCGCGCCCGCCACCGACGGGCTGTCCGGCCGCCTGTCCGTCGAGGCCGCGCTGATCGACGTCGCGGGCGTCCCGTTCGTGAGCGGCGAGGGCGTGCACATCGCGGGCTTTGAGGACACGCTGCTGCAGGCGCAGGACCTGCGGCTGGGCAGCCGGTACGGCGAGATCGTCACGCTGACCGTCGACGGCCGCCTGACGATGCGGGCCGGACAGGTGTATCCCGCCACGGCCGTCCGGGCCGATGTCCGCGCGGGGCAGGCCATCCGCCTGGAGCGCCTGGGAGAGGCGCAGGCGCCGCTGTCGGCCGGCGGCACGCTGCGCCTGGAGGCGCCCGTCATCGAACATGCGGGCGTGCTGCGCGCGCCGGCCGGGCAGATCGTGCTGGCGGCGGGAGAGCGTCTCGGCCTCGAAGCGGGCAGCATCACTTCCGTGTCGAGCGCGTGGACGGTGCCCTACGGCACGCTGAGCAACAACGAATACTGGCTCGATCCGGCGCTGCGGCAGGAGCAGGGCGAGACGCCCAGCGACTACCAGCTCGCCGCGCCGCCCGAGAAGCGCATTCTGTTCGAGTCTCCCGAGGTATCGATGGCGCACGGTTCGCTGGTCGACATCTCGGGCGGGGGCGACCTGCATGCGTGGGAGTTCGTGCCCGGCCCGGGCGGATCGCACGATGTGCTGGCCCAGCCGGGCATGTACGCGGTGCTGCCGGGCTATCGCGGTGTGTCGCCCGTGGTCGGCGCGGCGGCGGGCGCCCAGGTGTGGCTGGCGGGCGGCAGCGGCCTGCAGGCCGGCTGGTACACGCTGCTGCCGGCCCGCTATGCCCTGCTGCCCGGCGCCTACGCCGTGCAATCCACCGGCAGGGCCTGGACCAGTGCGGGGCGGGCGCCGGTGCGCCTGGCCGATGGCGGCGCGATCGCTCAGGGCCGGCTGGGCAATGCCGCGGCGGGCACCCGGGACGCGCTGGACACTGCCTGGCGCGTCATGCCCGGCTCGGTCGTGCGCCGCTACACGGAGTACAACGAAGCGCATGCCAACGTGTTCTTCGCATCCGACGCCTTCAAGCGCTCGCAGTACAGGCTGACCGGCCAGGACGTGGTTACGCCGCGCCTGCCGCGCGACGGCGGCGCGGTGGTCTTCAAGGCGGACCGGCAGCTGGTGCTGGACGGCGGCCTGCAATCGCACGCCGCACCGGGCGGCCGCGGGGGCATGGTGGACATCGCCAGCAGGAAGATCGCCATTGTGGGGCCTGGCCGGGACGAGGCGGCCCTGCGAGCCGACGGATACCTGATCATCGATGCCCGCAGCCTGACGGGCTTCGGCGCGGGCAGCCTGCTGGTGGGCGGCATGCGGCAGGGCGATCCGCTGGGCACGCGCGTCGACGTGACGGCAACGGACATCCTGGTGCGCAACGGCGCCGATTCGGTGTTGAGCGGGCCGGAGATCATCCTCGCCGCATCGGATGAACTGGCCATCGCAGAGGGCAGCCGCATCTCGGTCGCGCAGGGCAGCGCGGCGGGCAGCGATACAGTCATCGTGCAGCCGCAGCGCGCGGCCGTGTACACGGATCCCGACGGCGTCCTGGACGACAACTGGGACGGCGTGATCGACGATTTCGATGCGCAGGACGACGTGCTGACCGAGCCCGCGCGCGACTGGGGCGCGCTGGTGCGCCTGTCCAGCGGCTCGGCCGCGCGCGTGGTGCGTACCGGCGTCGACACCGGCGTGGGCGGCCGCGTCAGCATCGGGGCCGATGTCCGTCTGGATGGCGGCGCCGCGCTGTTGATCGACGCCACGCGCACCACCGACCTGGCCGCATCGGCCCGACTGGCCGGAGATGACCTGTCGGTGGCGTCGGGCCGCATCGGCTTCGGCGGTCCGGAGGGCGGCATGGTGCTGGACCAGAACGCGCTCGCCCAACTGGCCCGCTCGCGGCAGCTGACGCTGCGCAGCTACTCCACGTTCGATTTCCACGAGTCGGTGGACCTGTCCGGTGCGGGCCTGCAATCGGTCGTCCTGGACGGCGCACAGCTGGTGGGCCATGGCGCACATGACGTGCGCGTGGCTGGCGGCACGATCACGCTGCAGAACCTTACCGGTACGGCCGGCGGCGCGGCGACGGCCGGCGGCGGCACATTGACCCTGGAGGCCGACCGGCTGGTGCTGGCCGCGGGCGAGAAATCCGCATCAGGGCTGGGCGCCGTGGTCCTGGCGGGCAAGAGCGAGATCGTCGTGGAGGGCGGGGGCACATTCGATGCGGGCGACAGCGCGCTGACGCTGCGCACGCCCATGCTTACCGCCTCCGGCGCGGCCAACCATACCGTGCGCACGCGGGGGGCGCTGCAAGCGCTGTCGGAGCCGGGTGCAGCGGCCGGCGCCGGGCGCAACAGCCTGGGTGCCAGTCTGGCGCTGTCCGGCGGCGAGGTGATGTTCGCCGGACGCGCCGGGCTGCAGGGCGGCGTGCTGGCCTTGACGGCCACGCGCGGCGACCTGGTGGTGGCCGACGGTGCGCACATCGCCGTGGGCGGCTCCGCCCGCGCCATCTACGACCAGACGGAGTATGCCGACGCGGGGCGTGTGGAGCTGACCGCCCTGGCCGGCGACGTGCGGCTGCAGCCCGGCAGCCTGCTCGACCTGGCCGCCCATCCGGACGGCGGCAATGCCGGACGGCTGGCCATCGTGGCCGAGGGCGGCGGCACGGTCGCGCTGGACGGTGCCATCCACGCATTGGCGGGCCGGGGCGGGCTGGCCGGCGCCTTCTCGCTGGACATCGACGCGCTGCCGGACTTCGGCGGCCTGGCCACGCGGCTGAACGAGGCCGGCTTCGCTCGAGCGCGTCACTTCCGCGTGCGCGAAGGCGACGTCGTGATCGACGGCCTTACCCGGGCGCAGGATTTCGTGCTGACGGCCGATCGCGGCGCCGTGCTCGTGCGCGGTTCCGTGGATGCCCGTGCCCCGTATGGCGGCTCGATCCGGGTGACGGGCGGCGACGGCGTGGCCACGGACGCGGCTGCCCGCCTGCTGGCCGGCAGCACCGGGGAACTGGGCAGCGGCCGGGTGACGCTGGAGGCGGCCGGCGGCTGGCTGGACGCGGGCGCCGGCCTGATCGACGTGGCGGGCGGCGAGGGCGGCGTAGTGCGCCTGCGCGCGCCGCGTACGGCGGACAATCACGACCTGTCGGCGCGACCGGTGGGCGTGCGGGTGGACGGCGCGCGGCTGGCCGTGCTCGAGGGCATGCGGGTCTACCTGAGCGACACGGTGGAAGCGGTGAGGAACCCGGCCGTCTCCGACGCGCTGGACTTCGCGGACCATGCGTCGGCCATCGCGGCACGGGTAGGCGGCGGCCTGGCCATCATGCCGGGCATCGAGATCCGCAGCGACGACGACCTGTCGATGCGCTCGGACTGGAACCTGTACGCCGACCTGGGCGCCGCGCGAGCCGGCAGCCTGACCTTGCGCGCCGCGGGCAACCTCAACCTGACCGGCCACCTCAGCGACGGCTTCGATATCGCGGGCCGGGAAGGTTCTCTGCAGACCGGCGATTCGTGGAGCCTGCGTCTGGTCGCGGGCGCCGACCTGGCGTCGGCCGACGTACTGGCGCTGCGGCCCATGGCGTTGCTGGATGCGGGGCAGGGCGCCATCACGCTGGGCACGGTGGACAGCAGCGACGATGCGGCCGATGGCGTGGGCAACCTGGTGCGCACCGGTACCGGCGACCTGATCGTGCGGGCCGGCCGCGACCTGCGCCTGGTTCACAAGGACTCGGCCATCTACACGGCCGGGCGCCGCGACACCACCACCTGGAGCGATTTCACCACCGCGGCGCCCGATGCCGTCTATGGCGTGCACGGCGGTCACGTGGACGTCATCGCTCAGGGCAACGTAGAGGCCAGGCATTCCGGCCAGCGCTTCGTCGAATGGTTGAAGCGGCAGGGCAATATCAACGAAGAGGGCTACTTCGGTCCTTTCCTCGCGGGCCGCAACCAGTTCATCGACGAGCCCCCGTACGTGCTGCCGCTATACGAGGATCCGCAGCAGTCGAGCTGGTGGATCGACTTCGGCGGTTTTCGCCAGGGCGTGGGCGCGCTGGGTGGCGGCAACGTGTCGCTGGCCGCGGGCGGCGACCTGGACAACCTGGTCGTGGCGCTGGCCACCAACATGCGCATGCGCGGCGGCCGCACGGCGACCGAGACCATGCGGATGGAGCTGCGCAACGGTGGCGCCATGACGGTGGACGCGGGCGGGGCCATACGCGGCGGCCAGTATTACGTGGCGCGCGGCGCCGGCCGCATCGACGCGGGCGAGACGGCCATCGGGCATCGCGTGGTGATCACCCACGAAGTCAACATGACGAGGCGCGAGTACGACATCGCGCCGGTGCTGGCGCTGGGCGATGCCGAGCTGACCCTGCGCACCTCGGGCGACTTGCGTCTGCAGGCCATCATCGACCCGCTGCTGGTGCGCCCGACTTACGATGGCACGGGCACGCCGCCCGAGCCCGACGAGCTGGGACCGTACGGCGCCTACATGAGCGGCTATACCGACCGCACCTCGCTGCGGCTGGTGTCCACCGGCGGCGACGTCACGCTGGTCAACCAGGCCGATTTCGTCTTCCGCGACGTGACGATATACAACTACACCACCCCCACGGATGACCTGGTGGGGGCGGGTGGCAACCTCTATCCCGCGCTGTCGCGGGTCGTGGCCCTGGACGGCGCGCTGGCGGTGCAGGGGCCGATGTACGTCATGCCGGCAGCGCGGCAGGACCTCGGCCTGCTGGCGCAGCAGGACCTGCGTTTCGAGAACATCGACGTCGAGGCGATGCAGCAGTTCCTGTTCCACCAGCGCATGCCGATGGCAGAGGTGATCCTGTCGGCGGCCACGCCGGCCATGTTGCCCTCGCCCTACCGGCCAGCCGCCAGCTGGGGGGCGGCCGATATCGAGTTGCGCAACGCGCCCAACGGCGCGCACCATACCGACCCGAGGCTGGTGGGACGCACCAATCCGTCGGAACTGCCGCAAGCTGCCGACTTCGAGCCCAGCCGCATCTATTCCGCGCAAGGTTCGATCACCGGACTGAACCTGGACGCGTCCGAGCAGACCTGGGTGCGCGCCGGCCGCGATATCCGCAGCTTCAACGTCCAGGCTCGCAACGTGCGCGCCAGCGACGTGACGCTGCTGGAGGCGGGCAACGATATCGTCGCCCTGCAGCCCGTCTATGGCTTCCTGGTGCCCAATGGCCTGCGCGCGCTGGGGCCCGGCCTGGTTTTGCTCTCGGCGGGACGCGACGTCTACGCCGGCGACCTGGAAATCCAGACGCTGGGCAACCAGTACTACGACGGAAACAACCGCCCGCTGCCCAACACCCAGGTGCTGGGCCTGCCGCAGCAGGGCGCCGCCATCACGGTGATGGCGGGCATGAACCAGCCGGCGGCCTACGACGCGTTCGCGCAAGCCTATCTGGATCCGGCGTACGTGTCGGCCATGCCGGATCACCTGAAGGATTCCTCGTCGGGGGCTTTGCTGCCCATCTATCTGACCGACGCGGTGGAAAGCCGCGCGGGCGGGCTGGAGAAGACCGTGCGCCGCGGCCTGGTCTCCTACGTGGCCGCGATGACCGGCGAGACGCTCGAGCCCCTGGCTGCCTGGCAGCGCTTCGGCGAACTGCCGGCGTTGGCGCGGCAGCAGTTCCTGCGCCAGGTCTTCCTGCACGAACTGCGCGATGCCGGCCGCGACCAGAACCACCCCGGCGCGGATGGGCTGCCGCGCAACGGCGGCTACAACCGCGGCCATGTGGCCATCGATGCGCTGTTCCCGGGCGACCAATGGCGCGGCGACGTGGCGGCCAACAGCCTGTCGCTGCGCACGCAGGCGGGCGGCGACATCCAGGTTCTGACGCCCGGAGGCGGTGTGCAGGTGGCCGCGCTGGGCGCCACCATCGCGCCAGGCGCGGGGCTGGTGACGCTGGCCTCGGGGCACATCAACATCTACGCGCACGAGGACGTCACGGTGAACCGTTCGCGCATCCTGTCCTTCGTGCCCGAGACCACGCGCCAGGGCAGCGACCAGATCATCTGGTCCACGCGCGGCGACATCGACGCGGGACGCGGGGCGAAGACCGTGCGCGTGCCGTCGGCGCCGGACATCGTCACCGACGACGACGGCAACACGCGCATCCTCGAGCGTTCGGACATGAGCGGTAGCGGCATCGGCACGGTGGGCGAGGGCGACGTGGACCTGGTGGCGCCGGAAGGCACGATCAACTTCGGCGATGCCGGGGTGCGGGTCGCCGGCAATTTCAACGTGGCGGCGCTGCATGTGCTGAATGCCGCGAACCTGCAGGTGCAGGGCGAGACCACTGGCATGCCGGAGATGGTGAGCGTGAACGTCGGCGCGCTGACGGCAGCCAGCTCGGCCAGCACCGCGGCGGCGTCGACCGCGCAGGACCTGCTGGCGCGCCAGCGCGGCGAGGCCCGCCGCAATCTGCCTTCGGTCATCAGCGTGCAGATCCTGGGCTTTGGCGCGGAGCCCTCCGGATCGCGAGCGGTGGTTCCCGCGGCAGGAGCGAGCGGGCCCGCAGATCGCGCCGATCCCCTGGCATACCGCACCGAGAGCCCGGTGCAGGTGGTGGGCGACGGCGCATTGAGCGCGGCGCAACTGGCGCGGCTGACGCCGCAGGAGCGGCGCCGCTTCGGGCTGTAG